The proteins below come from a single Methanobrevibacter sp. genomic window:
- a CDS encoding type II toxin-antitoxin system VapC family toxin produces MIGLFYTNSAIHEKALELQDIIKKEDNNKLINNIVLCETVNRLSQLLNKPNSTLLKKFLRENRVYYLKKQDYIDAYRKTCHYNYSINFNDCCIHQTMFNYNITSIASFDSDFDKFRNINRFYVP; encoded by the coding sequence TTGATTGGTTTATTTTACACCAATAGTGCCATTCATGAAAAAGCTTTGGAATTGCAGGATATTATCAAAAAAGAAGACAACAACAAACTTATAAACAATATTGTTCTTTGTGAAACTGTCAATAGGCTTTCCCAGCTTTTAAATAAACCAAACAGCACTCTTCTGAAAAAATTTTTAAGGGAAAACAGAGTTTATTATTTGAAAAAACAGGATTATATCGATGCATATAGAAAGACTTGTCATTACAATTATTCAATAAATTTCAATGATTGCTGCATTCATCAGACAATGTTCAATTATAATATAACTAGTATCGCATCTTTTGATTCTGATTTTGACAAGTTTCGCAATATTAACAGGTTCTATGTCCCATAA
- a CDS encoding 2,5-diamino-6-(ribosylamino)-4(3H)-pyrimidinone 5'-phosphate reductase produces the protein MKPYVILNAAMTLDGKIATKTGSSEISGPEDIIRVHELRKEVDAIMVGIGTVIADNPKLTAHKIDAELSDNPVRVIVDSKARTPIAAKVTNNDAETIIAVANKYKDDFIVSDRYQELKKRADIFFSGDDKVDLKALLNYLGDRDIRTLMLEGGSTLNFAMIKEGLIDEIRIAIAPMVVGGVDAKSLFGGEGFDQMSEAVKLELKDNYMLGKDLILVYDVLNAI, from the coding sequence ATGAAACCATATGTAATATTAAATGCTGCAATGACTTTAGACGGTAAAATAGCTACTAAAACAGGAAGTTCAGAGATTTCAGGACCTGAAGATATTATTCGTGTTCACGAACTTAGAAAAGAAGTAGATGCTATTATGGTAGGTATCGGTACTGTAATTGCAGACAATCCAAAACTTACTGCACACAAAATCGATGCTGAATTAAGTGATAATCCTGTTCGTGTAATTGTTGATAGTAAAGCTAGAACTCCTATCGCTGCAAAAGTAACAAACAATGATGCAGAAACAATTATTGCTGTAGCAAACAAATATAAAGATGATTTTATAGTATCTGACAGATATCAAGAACTTAAAAAAAGAGCTGACATTTTCTTCAGCGGTGATGACAAAGTTGACTTAAAAGCATTACTCAACTATCTTGGTGATAGGGACATCAGAACTTTAATGCTTGAAGGAGGATCCACTTTAAACTTCGCTATGATTAAAGAAGGCCTTATCGATGAAATAAGAATAGCTATTGCTCCAATGGTAGTTGGTGGAGTTGACGCTAAATCCTTGTTCGGTGGAGAAGGTTTTGACCAAATGTCAGAAGCAGTTAAACTTGAATTAAAAGACAACTATATGTTAGGAAAAGATTTAATTCTTGTTTATGATGTTCTTAATGCTATTTAG
- a CDS encoding DUF2115 family protein, with the protein MKASALLEEIKNELKDFNIEYVRNKVTDDRYKDPLTKKLAKHNSEAYDEIFETEITEDYEIPDQQIANLKSDIDYYFGEYNPHDEENQKLTKNICLFLSFINKKPLHPFGDTPKEDVYEKNGQYFCKGKANYIKEKNSLCKYCCTKVAPFNHFF; encoded by the coding sequence ATGAAAGCCAGTGCACTACTAGAAGAAATAAAAAATGAATTGAAGGATTTCAATATTGAATATGTAAGAAACAAGGTTACAGATGACAGATATAAAGATCCGTTAACTAAAAAACTTGCAAAACACAATTCAGAAGCATATGACGAGATTTTTGAAACCGAAATAACAGAGGATTATGAGATTCCAGACCAGCAAATAGCGAATCTTAAAAGCGATATTGACTACTATTTTGGAGAATACAATCCGCATGATGAGGAAAACCAGAAACTGACAAAAAACATATGCCTATTCCTATCATTCATTAATAAAAAACCGTTGCATCCCTTTGGAGATACTCCTAAAGAGGACGTTTATGAAAAAAACGGACAATATTTCTGTAAAGGAAAAGCCAACTATATAAAAGAAAAAAACTCATTGTGTAAGTACTGCTGTACAAAAGTGGCTCCATTCAACCATTTCTTTTAA
- a CDS encoding histidinol phosphate phosphatase domain-containing protein, whose translation MNKRIDLHMHTLFSDGELLPSELARRAQNLNHEAIAITDHIDASNVETLPQIQKAVDDINENWDINVILGAEITHTPVESIDKIAKQARKLGAQIVVVHGETLNEPVIEGTNLAAVKSKNVDILAHPGLITKEEAEIALENDVYIEITARNGHSISNGHVVNVCRDVGNKFLINTDTHSPDNIITFERSRIVGLGAGLSEDEVKKAIVDNPRELIGSL comes from the coding sequence TTGAATAAGAGAATTGATTTGCACATGCATACACTATTCAGTGACGGAGAACTATTACCTTCAGAACTTGCAAGAAGAGCACAAAACCTAAACCACGAAGCAATAGCCATTACAGACCATATAGACGCATCAAATGTGGAAACACTACCCCAAATCCAAAAGGCGGTAGACGACATAAACGAAAACTGGGACATAAATGTCATATTGGGCGCTGAAATTACACACACTCCCGTCGAATCAATAGACAAAATTGCAAAACAAGCAAGAAAATTAGGAGCGCAAATAGTTGTGGTCCATGGGGAAACATTAAACGAACCAGTAATAGAAGGAACAAACCTTGCAGCTGTAAAATCAAAAAATGTAGATATTTTAGCACACCCTGGATTGATTACAAAAGAAGAGGCAGAAATCGCTTTGGAAAATGACGTTTATATTGAAATAACCGCCAGAAACGGTCATTCAATATCAAATGGACATGTAGTAAATGTATGTCGTGACGTTGGAAACAAATTCCTAATAAACACAGATACACATTCACCAGACAATATAATAACCTTTGAAAGATCACGTATCGTAGGATTAGGCGCTGGTTTAAGCGAAGATGAAGTTAAAAAAGCAATAGTTGACAATCCTAGAGAACTTATAGGAAGCCTGTAA